From Achromobacter spanius, a single genomic window includes:
- a CDS encoding tyrosine-type recombinase/integrase — protein MSGKTINNYVSVVREALNLAVQDRILTENPAHGIPRAKYQREPPDPLSRGEMESILESVVQRFPGQVHNLIEFWFWSGLHTSEVFGLQWPNVDLASGSVLAAEALARGERKDRTKTAVARQVILNSRALGATQAQRDHTQMAGAAVFNDPRYSAQWEDERAFRRSFWTPTLKLLGIRYRRPYNMRHTYATVMLMAGMMPAFCAKQLGHSVGLDGDQNELEMRRLETAISPQNLPEKAKQAPKRL, from the coding sequence TTGTCCGGAAAGACCATCAACAACTATGTGTCGGTCGTGCGCGAGGCCCTAAACCTGGCCGTTCAGGACCGCATCCTGACGGAGAATCCGGCCCATGGAATCCCGCGGGCGAAATATCAACGAGAGCCACCCGACCCGCTCAGCCGCGGGGAGATGGAGAGCATTCTGGAGTCCGTCGTTCAGCGGTTTCCCGGGCAGGTCCACAACCTGATCGAGTTCTGGTTTTGGAGCGGCCTGCATACGTCTGAAGTCTTTGGATTGCAGTGGCCGAATGTAGATCTCGCATCCGGTTCCGTCCTGGCGGCGGAAGCACTGGCTCGGGGTGAGCGCAAAGACCGGACCAAGACGGCCGTGGCTCGCCAAGTCATCCTGAACAGCCGCGCGCTGGGAGCCACCCAGGCCCAGCGCGACCACACTCAGATGGCCGGCGCTGCGGTTTTCAACGACCCGCGTTACTCAGCGCAATGGGAAGACGAGCGCGCATTTCGGCGAAGCTTCTGGACGCCGACGCTGAAACTGCTGGGGATTCGCTATAGAAGGCCGTACAACATGCGGCACACGTACGCGACGGTGATGCTGATGGCTGGGATGATGCCGGCCTTCTGCGCGAAGCAGTTGGGCCACAGCGTGGGGCTGGACGGCGATCAGAACGAGTTGGAGATGAGGCGCCTCGAAACGGCGATTTCTCCCCAGAATCTCCCCGAGAAAGCAAAACAGGCGCCTAAGCGCCTGTAA
- a CDS encoding SOS response-associated peptidase family protein translates to MPGAGRRRCIIPADAIFEPDWRSGKAVTTRFTRADGAPLGVAGLWDRYRDATGQWQDSYTMLTIHADQDPLFRDYQRPNKEKRMVVILPEGTYGDWLIASADQSRDFLVPFPSEKLVATPLT, encoded by the coding sequence ATGCCTGGCGCTGGGCGCAGGCGTTGCATCATCCCTGCCGATGCCATCTTCGAACCCGACTGGCGATCCGGCAAAGCCGTGACCACGCGCTTCACCCGGGCCGATGGCGCGCCGCTGGGCGTGGCCGGACTGTGGGATCGCTACCGCGACGCGACCGGTCAATGGCAGGACAGCTACACCATGCTCACCATCCACGCCGACCAAGATCCGCTGTTTCGCGACTACCAACGACCTAACAAAGAAAAACGCATGGTGGTGATCCTTCCCGAGGGCACCTACGGCGACTGGCTGATCGCCAGCGCGGATCAAAGCCGCGACTTCCTCGTACCCTTCCCCTCCGAAAAGCTCGTCGCCACGCCGCTGACCTGA